The Petrocella atlantisensis genome has a window encoding:
- a CDS encoding dihydroorotase — MKILIKHGRIIDPSSGRDEISDILVERGKIKKIGHIPDNKDVTIIDAKGCWVIPGLIDVHVHLREPGYEYKEDIESGTLSAVAGGFTTVCCMPNTKPVIDSPKIIKHIIKKAKEKGHAHVLPIGAITLGQKGEVLASIDMMVDSGAIAISEDGRSVLNAKILKTAMFEAARLNIPVLSHCEDDDLANGGCMNDGQRSKELGLPGIPNDAEDIITARDILLAKSTGARLHLCHVSTAGSVDLIREAKSKGIHVTAEVCPHHFTLTDEAVDGQDANMKMNPPLRTQADVNAILEGLKDGTIDIIATDHAPHAPSEKDSGFDSAANGIVGLETALGLSLQTLVHSGLLTPSQLIEKMSLNPAKLLGIDKGSLEVGKMADITIIQPEEDYVIDKNTFKSKGRNTPYDGVKVTGKVKYTLVKGVIKYDDNENQEV, encoded by the coding sequence ATGAAAATACTTATTAAGCATGGTAGAATCATTGATCCGTCATCTGGAAGAGATGAAATATCCGATATATTGGTGGAACGGGGAAAAATAAAAAAAATCGGCCATATTCCAGATAACAAAGACGTAACCATCATTGATGCAAAAGGATGTTGGGTAATACCTGGACTCATTGATGTTCATGTTCATCTAAGAGAACCGGGATATGAATATAAGGAAGATATTGAGTCAGGTACTTTAAGCGCTGTAGCAGGTGGTTTTACCACGGTATGCTGTATGCCTAATACCAAACCGGTTATCGATTCACCTAAGATTATCAAACATATCATTAAGAAGGCCAAAGAGAAAGGTCATGCCCATGTACTGCCTATTGGCGCCATTACCCTTGGTCAAAAAGGTGAAGTATTAGCATCAATTGATATGATGGTAGACAGTGGTGCCATTGCCATTAGTGAAGATGGGCGGTCGGTCTTAAATGCCAAAATTCTTAAAACAGCCATGTTTGAAGCAGCAAGACTTAATATTCCGGTTTTATCCCATTGTGAAGACGATGATCTGGCTAATGGTGGCTGTATGAATGATGGTCAACGATCAAAAGAACTGGGACTTCCTGGCATACCTAATGATGCAGAAGACATTATTACAGCCAGAGATATTCTACTTGCAAAAAGTACAGGGGCAAGACTGCACCTTTGCCATGTCAGTACAGCTGGAAGTGTGGATTTAATAAGAGAGGCAAAAAGCAAAGGTATTCACGTAACCGCAGAGGTATGTCCTCATCATTTCACCTTAACAGATGAAGCTGTAGATGGACAAGACGCCAACATGAAAATGAACCCGCCTCTTAGAACCCAAGCAGATGTAAATGCCATACTTGAAGGACTAAAAGATGGTACAATAGACATAATAGCCACAGATCATGCACCACATGCACCTTCAGAAAAAGATAGTGGCTTTGACAGTGCGGCCAACGGCATAGTAGGTCTTGAAACAGCCCTTGGATTGTCTTTACAAACACTGGTACATTCTGGACTTCTAACACCGAGTCAACTTATAGAAAAGATGAGCTTGAATCCTGCCAAGTTGTTAGGGATTGATAAAGGTAGCTTGGAAGTAGGGAAAATGGCAGACATAACCATCATACAACCCGAAGAAGATTATGTGATTGATAAGAACACATTTAAGTCCAAAGGACGTAATACGCCTTATGATGGGGTAAAAGTAACTGGTAAAGTTAAGTACACCCTTGTAAAAGGTGTGATAAAATATGACGACAATGAAAATCAGGAGGTATAA
- the prfA gene encoding peptide chain release factor 1: MFDRLEGLVARYEDISQMINDPEMISQQDRWRKLMKEHSDLSTIVEKYKQYVATKNNIEEMLMILDEESDEEMKEMAKEELAESKSLLTILEDEIKILLIPKDPNDEKNVFVEIRAGAGGDEAALFNAELYRMYSHYADSRRWKIDVVSVNENGIGGFKEIIFEISGNNVYSKLKYESGVHRVQRIPATESGGRIHTSTVTVAMMPEVEDVEVELDMNDLRIDVFRSSGNGGQSVNTTDSAVRVTHIPTGLVVSCQDGKSQLKNKDKALQVLRSRLYEMELQKQQSEQAESRKSQVGTGDRSEKIRTYNFPQGRVTDHRIKLTLHKLEAILNGDLDELIDSLTTADQAERLKNM; this comes from the coding sequence ATGTTTGATAGATTAGAGGGTCTGGTTGCAAGGTATGAAGACATATCTCAAATGATTAATGACCCGGAGATGATTTCCCAACAAGATCGATGGCGCAAGTTGATGAAAGAACATAGTGATTTGTCAACTATTGTTGAAAAGTATAAGCAATATGTTGCAACAAAAAATAACATTGAAGAAATGTTGATGATTTTAGACGAAGAGTCTGATGAAGAAATGAAAGAAATGGCCAAGGAAGAGTTAGCAGAGAGTAAATCCTTGTTAACGATACTAGAAGATGAAATCAAAATTCTACTTATACCAAAAGACCCAAATGATGAAAAGAATGTTTTTGTCGAGATAAGAGCAGGTGCCGGTGGCGATGAGGCTGCTTTATTTAATGCTGAGTTGTATAGAATGTATAGTCATTATGCGGATTCAAGAAGATGGAAGATAGATGTCGTTTCAGTGAATGAAAACGGTATTGGTGGTTTCAAAGAAATTATTTTTGAAATCAGTGGCAATAATGTATATTCAAAACTCAAGTATGAAAGTGGTGTCCATCGAGTACAAAGAATTCCCGCTACAGAATCAGGTGGCAGGATTCATACTTCAACGGTAACTGTTGCAATGATGCCGGAAGTTGAGGATGTTGAAGTCGAACTGGATATGAATGATTTACGAATTGATGTATTTAGATCCTCCGGAAATGGTGGCCAATCGGTTAATACAACAGACTCAGCAGTACGTGTTACCCATATCCCAACAGGCTTGGTTGTATCCTGTCAAGATGGTAAATCACAACTGAAAAATAAAGACAAGGCTTTACAAGTTCTACGTTCAAGACTCTATGAGATGGAGCTTCAGAAACAGCAATCAGAACAAGCTGAGAGTAGAAAAAGCCAAGTCGGTACAGGCGATCGTAGTGAAAAAATAAGAACCTATAATTTCCCACAAGGACGTGTGACGGATCATAGAATCAAATTAACATTACATAAACTGGAAGCAATTTTAAATGGTGATCTAGATGAGCTTATTGATAGTCTCACCACGGCAGATCAAGCCGAGCGATTAAAAAATATGTGA